A single region of the Sorghum bicolor cultivar BTx623 chromosome 9, Sorghum_bicolor_NCBIv3, whole genome shotgun sequence genome encodes:
- the LOC8075983 gene encoding E3 ubiquitin-protein ligase SINA-like 2 isoform X2: MRRRPRPLVKRRKKMVSTFSFEEDEDSDSVEEDEDLGAADSLHAPPDVRARTSTAVANVTVGDADALECGVCFLALRPPIFQCEVGHVVCSACRDKLEATGNGNCHVCRAATRGGYRRCYAMERLVDCIRVPCPYAAHGCDATPPYHGQESHRQVCPHAPCHCPGDSCGFIGSETALMDHFAGAHKWPCTTKVRAGEAFSIRLRDGFNFFLLADHDRCGDGEQAAVTCCSVPCRLFLLNVMKERLSRAISVICIHPHTSSAAAANNGDQQLPLTQCELVFSCYGDRSSCRSHYQSSVFRVVCTDLSSGLPNPENCFQFFVPNTVFGVGDDKNSIQIKARIIN, translated from the exons atgcggcggcggccgcggccg TTGGTCAAGAGGAGGAAGAAAATGGTAAGCACTTTCAGcttcgaggaggacgaggattCCGATTCcgtggaggaggacgaggatttGGGCGCCGCCGACAGCCTTCACGCGCCGCCAGACGTGCGTGCTAGGACGAGCACCGCAGTGGCGAACGTGACGGTGGGTGATGCCGACGCCCTCGAGTGCGGCGTCTGTTTCCTCGCGCTCAGGCCTCCCATCTTCCAG TGCGAGGTGGGGCATGTGGTGTGTTCGGCCTGTCGCGACAAGCTGGAGGCCACCGGGAACGGCAACTGCCATGTCTGCCGCGCTGCCACGCGTGGGGGTTACCGCCGATGCTACGCCATGGAGCGTCTCGTGGACTGCATCCGCGTCCCCTGCCCATACGCGGCTCACGGCTGCGACGCGACGCCTCCCTACCATGGCCAGGAAAGCCACCGTCAGGTGTGCCCGCACGCGCCCTGCCACTGCCCCGGCGACTCGTGCGGCTTCATCGGCTCTGAAACCGCGCTGAtggaccacttcgccggtgCACACAAGTGGCCGTGCACCACCAAGGTCCGCGCTGGGGAGGCGTTCAGCATCCGCCTGCGTGACGGATTCAACTTCTTCCTCCTCGCGGACCATGACCGCTGTGGCGATGGTGAGCAAGCGGCGGTCACTTGTTGCAGCGTCCCGTGCCGGCTGTTCCTGCTGAACGTGATGAAAGAACGGCTTAGCCGTGCCATCTCGGTGATCTGCATCCATCCTCACACatcctccgccgccgctgccaaCAACGGTGATCAACAGCTGCCGTTGACGCAATGCGAGCTGGTGTTCTCGTGCTACGGTGACAGGAGCTCATGCCGTAGCCACTACCAGTCGTCGGTGTTCAGAGTGGTGTGCACGGACCTCTCCAGTGGGCTGCCCAACCCTGAAAACTGCTTCCAGTTCTTCGTGCCGAACACCGTTTTTGGGGTTGGAGACGACAAGAATTCTATCCAGATTAAAGCACGTATCATCAACTAG
- the LOC8075983 gene encoding E3 ubiquitin-protein ligase siah-1 isoform X1, whose product MRRRPRPVMSEQPSSTSFTLVKRRKKMVSTFSFEEDEDSDSVEEDEDLGAADSLHAPPDVRARTSTAVANVTVGDADALECGVCFLALRPPIFQCEVGHVVCSACRDKLEATGNGNCHVCRAATRGGYRRCYAMERLVDCIRVPCPYAAHGCDATPPYHGQESHRQVCPHAPCHCPGDSCGFIGSETALMDHFAGAHKWPCTTKVRAGEAFSIRLRDGFNFFLLADHDRCGDGEQAAVTCCSVPCRLFLLNVMKERLSRAISVICIHPHTSSAAAANNGDQQLPLTQCELVFSCYGDRSSCRSHYQSSVFRVVCTDLSSGLPNPENCFQFFVPNTVFGVGDDKNSIQIKARIIN is encoded by the exons atgcggcggcggccgcggccggtAATGTCGGAACAGCCATCGTCAACGAGCTTTACA TTGGTCAAGAGGAGGAAGAAAATGGTAAGCACTTTCAGcttcgaggaggacgaggattCCGATTCcgtggaggaggacgaggatttGGGCGCCGCCGACAGCCTTCACGCGCCGCCAGACGTGCGTGCTAGGACGAGCACCGCAGTGGCGAACGTGACGGTGGGTGATGCCGACGCCCTCGAGTGCGGCGTCTGTTTCCTCGCGCTCAGGCCTCCCATCTTCCAG TGCGAGGTGGGGCATGTGGTGTGTTCGGCCTGTCGCGACAAGCTGGAGGCCACCGGGAACGGCAACTGCCATGTCTGCCGCGCTGCCACGCGTGGGGGTTACCGCCGATGCTACGCCATGGAGCGTCTCGTGGACTGCATCCGCGTCCCCTGCCCATACGCGGCTCACGGCTGCGACGCGACGCCTCCCTACCATGGCCAGGAAAGCCACCGTCAGGTGTGCCCGCACGCGCCCTGCCACTGCCCCGGCGACTCGTGCGGCTTCATCGGCTCTGAAACCGCGCTGAtggaccacttcgccggtgCACACAAGTGGCCGTGCACCACCAAGGTCCGCGCTGGGGAGGCGTTCAGCATCCGCCTGCGTGACGGATTCAACTTCTTCCTCCTCGCGGACCATGACCGCTGTGGCGATGGTGAGCAAGCGGCGGTCACTTGTTGCAGCGTCCCGTGCCGGCTGTTCCTGCTGAACGTGATGAAAGAACGGCTTAGCCGTGCCATCTCGGTGATCTGCATCCATCCTCACACatcctccgccgccgctgccaaCAACGGTGATCAACAGCTGCCGTTGACGCAATGCGAGCTGGTGTTCTCGTGCTACGGTGACAGGAGCTCATGCCGTAGCCACTACCAGTCGTCGGTGTTCAGAGTGGTGTGCACGGACCTCTCCAGTGGGCTGCCCAACCCTGAAAACTGCTTCCAGTTCTTCGTGCCGAACACCGTTTTTGGGGTTGGAGACGACAAGAATTCTATCCAGATTAAAGCACGTATCATCAACTAG